The following are encoded in a window of Prevotella melaninogenica genomic DNA:
- the menD gene encoding 2-succinyl-5-enolpyruvyl-6-hydroxy-3-cyclohexene-1-carboxylic-acid synthase, with protein sequence MYSNKENVNILTSLLIKEKVTKAVVCPGSRNSPIVHNLCACPEIECYPVTDERSAGFVALGMTLADNEPVVVCVTSGSALLNLAPAAAETFYQKRPLIIISADRPAQWIDQQDGQTLQQHRALEPNVRKSVTLPEPHNEEERWYCNRLVNEALNAVRLNDGSPVHINVPISEPLFEYNVPKLPDERNIFMLHATTDYFSVHEMAVDFFRGKKLMFILGQLTPEVVDNSHEAIKALKKVAVVLQEKLADDSISPAQPIDEVLKMIGDDEAYRPDHLIYIGGTIVSKRLRQFLRECKCEMSIVVNGIDEFCDTFMHTTEMIQGLPEDVITIFANETEGVKKCDFVTLWHKAFDKALAIRKTIKPRFSQMLAVKAFHEKMREEAVDGKLFYGNSSAVRLGNIFSDQYIYVNRGVNGIEGSLSTAVGYAIAHQEEEDVYCVIGDLSFFYDQNALWNESLPPNLSILLLNNGGGGIFHQLPGLERSPYRDSAIAAHHTTSAEGICQTHDIVYLSARNEEELYKNLDKLFNSEEGPVLLEVFTNAEEDAQALKDYYQAF encoded by the coding sequence ATGTATAGCAATAAAGAAAACGTAAACATCCTTACATCCCTTCTCATAAAGGAAAAAGTAACGAAAGCCGTTGTATGTCCAGGTTCTCGTAACTCACCTATCGTACACAATCTCTGTGCTTGTCCCGAGATTGAGTGCTATCCTGTTACCGACGAACGGTCGGCAGGATTCGTAGCGTTAGGAATGACTTTAGCAGACAATGAGCCAGTTGTTGTGTGCGTTACATCGGGCTCTGCCCTGCTTAACTTAGCACCGGCAGCAGCTGAGACGTTCTATCAGAAACGTCCACTGATTATTATTTCAGCTGATAGACCAGCGCAGTGGATTGACCAACAGGATGGACAAACGCTTCAACAACATCGTGCATTGGAGCCAAATGTCCGTAAGAGTGTGACACTGCCAGAGCCTCATAACGAGGAGGAACGCTGGTATTGCAACCGTTTGGTCAATGAAGCGTTAAACGCAGTACGCCTGAATGATGGCAGTCCTGTGCATATCAACGTGCCAATCAGTGAACCACTCTTTGAATACAACGTACCAAAGCTTCCTGATGAACGTAATATTTTCATGCTTCATGCTACAACTGATTACTTCAGCGTTCATGAAATGGCTGTTGACTTCTTCCGTGGAAAGAAGCTAATGTTTATTCTTGGGCAGCTGACACCTGAAGTTGTGGACAATTCGCATGAAGCAATAAAGGCATTAAAGAAGGTTGCTGTCGTCCTTCAAGAGAAGTTGGCAGATGACAGTATTAGCCCTGCACAACCCATTGATGAAGTGTTGAAGATGATTGGTGATGACGAAGCTTATCGTCCTGACCACCTTATATATATAGGAGGAACGATTGTCAGCAAACGACTCCGCCAGTTCTTGCGTGAGTGTAAGTGTGAGATGTCAATCGTTGTAAATGGAATTGATGAGTTCTGTGATACTTTTATGCACACCACCGAGATGATTCAAGGTTTACCGGAGGATGTTATCACAATCTTTGCCAATGAGACTGAAGGCGTTAAAAAGTGTGACTTTGTAACGCTATGGCACAAGGCTTTCGATAAAGCCTTAGCCATCCGAAAAACGATAAAACCACGCTTCTCACAGATGTTGGCTGTTAAGGCTTTCCACGAAAAGATGAGAGAGGAGGCTGTTGATGGTAAATTATTCTATGGGAATAGCTCGGCTGTACGGCTTGGCAACATCTTCTCTGATCAATACATCTATGTTAATCGAGGTGTGAATGGTATCGAAGGCTCGTTATCAACAGCTGTTGGTTATGCCATTGCACATCAAGAAGAAGAGGATGTATACTGTGTTATCGGTGACTTGAGCTTCTTCTATGATCAAAATGCACTATGGAACGAATCTCTTCCGCCTAATCTTTCTATCCTCTTACTTAACAATGGCGGTGGAGGTATCTTCCATCAGCTGCCTGGTTTGGAGCGTTCACCTTATCGGGATAGCGCTATTGCTGCCCATCATACAACCTCTGCGGAAGGAATCTGTCAAACACATGACATCGTTTACCTCTCTGCTCGCAACGAAGAAGAGCTTTACAAGAACCTTGACAAACTCTTTAACTCGGAGGAAGGACCAGTACTTTTAGAAGTATTCACCAACGCAGAAGAAGATGCACAGGCTTTGAAGGATTATTATCAAGCATTTTAA
- the lysS gene encoding lysine--tRNA ligase, with amino-acid sequence MNVLELSEQEIGRRQSLQELREMGIDPYPAAEFPTNAYSTDIKEQFKEDEQREVVIAGRMMGRRVMGKASFAELQDSKGRIQVYITRDDICPGEDKELYNKVFKKLLDIGDFIGVKGEVFKTQMGEISVHAKEITLLSKSLKPLPVVKYKDGEAYDKFEDPEQRYRQRYVDLVVNEGVKDTFLKRAIVLRTMRKFFDEAGYTEVETPTLQSIAGGASARPFITHFNALNVDMYMRIATELYLKRLIVGGFEGVYEIGKNFRNEGMDRFHNPEFTCMELYVQYKDYNWMMSFTEKLLEKICIEVNGKPEVQVGDKVISFKAPFRRLPILDAIKEKTGFDLYGKTEEEIRNIAVNELKLEEIDESFGKGKLIDEIFGEFCEGTYIQPTFITDYPVEMSPLTKMHRSKPGLTERFELMVNGKELANAYSELNDPIDQEERFIEQMRLADKGDDEAMIIDQDFLRSLQYGMPPTSGIGIGIDRLVMLMTGKEYIQEVLLFPQMKPEPKIPQSSVKEWAELGVAEEWVYVLRKAGFNLISDIKEEKAQGLQQKLGDINKKYKLGYEKPSVEAIQQWIDGANEK; translated from the coding sequence ATGAACGTTTTAGAATTATCTGAGCAGGAGATTGGTCGCCGCCAAAGCCTGCAGGAATTGCGTGAGATGGGGATTGATCCCTATCCAGCAGCAGAGTTTCCAACGAATGCTTACTCTACTGATATTAAAGAGCAGTTCAAGGAGGACGAACAGCGTGAGGTTGTAATCGCTGGTCGTATGATGGGACGCCGTGTCATGGGCAAGGCTTCCTTCGCAGAGTTACAGGATAGCAAGGGTAGAATCCAGGTTTATATCACTCGTGACGATATCTGTCCGGGTGAGGATAAAGAATTATATAACAAGGTCTTCAAGAAGTTGCTCGATATTGGTGACTTTATTGGAGTGAAGGGTGAAGTGTTCAAGACACAGATGGGAGAAATCTCTGTTCATGCGAAGGAGATTACTCTTTTGTCAAAGAGTTTGAAGCCACTGCCTGTTGTTAAGTATAAGGACGGTGAGGCATACGATAAGTTTGAAGACCCAGAGCAGCGTTATCGTCAGCGTTATGTTGACCTCGTTGTGAATGAGGGTGTGAAAGATACCTTCTTGAAGCGTGCTATCGTATTGCGTACCATGCGTAAGTTCTTCGATGAGGCTGGTTATACAGAGGTAGAAACTCCTACCTTGCAGAGTATTGCTGGTGGTGCAAGTGCGCGCCCATTCATCACTCACTTCAATGCCCTCAACGTCGATATGTACATGCGTATCGCAACAGAACTTTATTTGAAGCGTCTGATTGTTGGTGGTTTCGAGGGTGTATATGAAATCGGTAAGAACTTCCGTAACGAGGGTATGGACCGTTTCCACAATCCAGAGTTTACTTGTATGGAACTTTATGTACAATACAAGGACTACAACTGGATGATGTCTTTCACTGAGAAACTTCTTGAGAAGATTTGTATAGAGGTAAATGGTAAGCCAGAGGTACAGGTTGGTGACAAGGTTATCAGCTTCAAGGCACCATTCCGTCGTCTACCTATCCTTGATGCAATCAAGGAGAAGACAGGTTTCGATCTCTATGGTAAGACAGAGGAGGAAATCCGTAATATTGCTGTTAACGAGTTGAAACTCGAAGAAATTGATGAGAGTTTCGGTAAGGGTAAGCTCATAGATGAAATCTTTGGTGAGTTCTGTGAGGGTACATATATCCAACCAACCTTCATCACTGACTATCCTGTTGAGATGTCACCACTGACCAAGATGCATCGTTCTAAGCCAGGACTGACAGAGCGTTTTGAGTTGATGGTAAATGGAAAGGAGCTGGCTAATGCTTATTCAGAGCTGAATGACCCAATTGATCAGGAAGAACGTTTCATCGAACAGATGCGTTTGGCTGACAAGGGTGATGATGAGGCGATGATTATCGATCAGGACTTCCTCCGCTCTTTGCAGTATGGTATGCCTCCAACTTCTGGTATTGGTATCGGTATCGACCGTTTGGTAATGCTGATGACCGGTAAGGAATACATCCAGGAAGTATTGCTCTTCCCACAGATGAAGCCAGAACCAAAGATTCCACAGTCTTCTGTTAAGGAATGGGCTGAGCTTGGTGTTGCTGAAGAGTGGGTATATGTTTTGCGCAAGGCAGGCTTCAACCTCATCTCTGACATTAAAGAGGAGAAGGCACAGGGCTTGCAGCAGAAGCTCGGAGATATCAACAAGAAGTACAAACTCGGTTATGAGAAGCCTTCTGTTGAGGCTATTCAGCAGTGGATTGACGGAGCTAACGAAAAGTAA
- a CDS encoding NAD(P)H-dependent glycerol-3-phosphate dehydrogenase → MFDIGKIAIIGSGSWATAIAKIVVEHTHHIGWYFRRDDKIEEFKRRGHNPSYLTSVKFNMNEVMLSSDINKIVQEYDTLVFVTPSPYLKALLKKLKTKLNTKLILTAIKGIVPDENLVCSEYFHEAYGVPYNNLAVIGGPSHAEEVAMERLTYLTVGCSDLEKARAFTEVLASNYVKTKTSPDVLGIEYASVLKNVYAISAGICSGLKYGDNFQAVLMSNAMQEMERFLNTINPIQRSIIDSVYLGDQLVTGYSKFSRNHTFGTMIGKGYSVKSAQIEMEMIAEGYFGTKCMKEINRRLHVNMPILDAVYNILYERISPQIEIKLLTDSFR, encoded by the coding sequence ATGTTCGACATCGGTAAAATAGCAATCATAGGAAGCGGTAGCTGGGCAACGGCTATCGCTAAGATTGTTGTGGAGCATACGCATCATATTGGTTGGTACTTCCGACGTGACGATAAGATAGAAGAATTTAAGCGGAGAGGACACAACCCTTCTTACCTCACAAGTGTGAAATTTAACATGAATGAGGTGATGCTCTCTTCGGATATCAATAAGATAGTGCAGGAGTATGACACCTTGGTGTTTGTTACTCCTTCTCCTTATCTGAAAGCTTTACTGAAGAAACTGAAGACAAAGCTCAATACAAAGCTAATCTTAACGGCTATCAAGGGTATTGTTCCTGATGAGAACCTTGTTTGTTCAGAGTATTTCCATGAGGCATACGGTGTTCCATACAATAATCTTGCTGTTATTGGTGGACCGTCTCATGCGGAGGAAGTGGCGATGGAACGACTCACCTATCTTACTGTTGGCTGTTCTGATCTTGAGAAGGCACGTGCCTTCACGGAGGTGTTAGCATCAAACTATGTCAAGACTAAGACCTCTCCCGACGTCCTCGGTATAGAGTATGCATCTGTCTTGAAGAACGTTTATGCTATTTCTGCTGGTATTTGTTCTGGCTTGAAGTATGGTGATAACTTCCAAGCAGTGTTGATGTCGAATGCAATGCAGGAGATGGAACGCTTCCTTAATACTATTAATCCAATTCAACGGTCCATCATTGACAGTGTATACCTTGGTGACCAGTTGGTGACGGGATATAGTAAATTCTCGCGTAACCATACCTTTGGAACAATGATTGGAAAGGGATACAGCGTCAAGTCGGCACAGATTGAGATGGAAATGATAGCTGAAGGATATTTTGGTACGAAGTGTATGAAGGAGATTAATCGTCGTCTGCACGTCAATATGCCAATTCTCGATGCAGTTTATAACATTCTCTATGAACGTATCAGTCCACAAATAGAAATTAAATTATTAACAGATTCATTTAGATAA
- a CDS encoding isochorismate synthase, with translation MDSFFIYREPFEKVCHCYSQPEKPTAISSLAELNGRKGFVIAPFYCDDSNSLYLLDGQRGASIALPLDGSKGFDAIPDWQDEAVLTNETPSLREAYHNDFCRFHKELKHNRFRKLVLARSIIETKDESVTPRSIFLKACEKYPRSYIALFYTAETGMWLIASPEILLRGDAEGYQTMALAGTMKYEGEDMKWSTKNQEEQQLVADYIRTCLQPFAAEITESKPYTARAAHLAHLRTDFTFQLKDTQRLGTFLTAFHPTPAVCGMPKDEAQQFILHNEQLNRSYYSGFSGLLGEKGAAKLYVTLRCMQLSRSTCRLYAGGGLLKESIEENEWQETEAKLDTMRQLLK, from the coding sequence ATGGATTCTTTCTTTATCTATCGTGAGCCTTTCGAGAAGGTTTGTCATTGCTATTCACAGCCAGAGAAACCAACGGCTATTTCCTCACTTGCTGAACTTAATGGGCGCAAGGGATTTGTCATTGCTCCTTTCTATTGCGATGATAGTAACTCACTTTACTTGCTGGATGGTCAGAGGGGGGCTTCTATTGCTTTGCCATTAGATGGTAGCAAGGGTTTTGATGCTATTCCCGACTGGCAGGATGAGGCGGTACTTACTAACGAAACGCCTTCTCTTCGCGAGGCTTATCACAACGATTTCTGCCGTTTCCATAAAGAGTTAAAACACAATAGATTCCGTAAGTTAGTACTGGCGCGCTCGATTATCGAAACAAAAGACGAGAGTGTAACTCCTCGAAGCATTTTCCTTAAGGCTTGTGAGAAGTATCCACGCTCGTATATTGCACTTTTTTATACAGCAGAGACAGGTATGTGGCTTATTGCAAGTCCTGAAATTCTACTTCGTGGTGATGCTGAGGGGTATCAGACAATGGCGTTAGCTGGTACGATGAAGTATGAAGGTGAGGATATGAAGTGGTCTACTAAGAATCAAGAAGAACAACAACTCGTTGCTGACTATATCCGCACTTGCTTGCAACCGTTTGCTGCTGAGATTACAGAAAGCAAACCTTATACTGCTCGTGCAGCACATTTGGCGCATCTTCGCACAGACTTCACTTTCCAACTTAAAGACACACAGCGACTCGGAACATTCCTTACAGCCTTCCACCCTACCCCTGCCGTATGCGGTATGCCAAAGGATGAGGCACAGCAGTTTATTCTTCATAATGAACAACTGAACCGCAGTTATTACAGTGGTTTCAGTGGGCTACTTGGCGAGAAGGGTGCGGCAAAACTTTATGTCACCCTTCGCTGTATGCAACTCTCTCGTTCTACGTGTCGCCTTTATGCAGGTGGCGGACTCTTAAAGGAGAGTATAGAAGAGAATGAATGGCAGGAAACAGAAGCCAAACTTGACACTATGCGCCAGTTGTTAAAATGA
- a CDS encoding glucose-6-phosphate isomerase yields MESIKLDITKAAQFLNPGAVEAYAPHVAAAQDALEKATCPGNDFLGWLHLPSSITPAFLNEIQVVANTLREKCEVVVVAGIGGSYLGARAVIEALGNSFAWLVNDKKNPTILFAGNNIGEDYLAELTDYLKDKKFGVINISKSGTTTETALAFRLLKKQCEDQLGKEAAKDVIVAITDEHKGAARAAATKEGYKTFIIPDNVGGRFSVLTPVGLLPIAVAGFDVQKLVEGAQVMEKETSADVPFANNIAARYAAVRQGLYSQAGKKIEIVANFQPKLHFFAEWWKQLYGESEGKDRKGIFPAACDFTTDLHSMGQWIQEGERSIFETVISIEEPNAKVLFPHDEENLDGLNFLAGKRVDEVNKMAELGTRLAHVDGGVPNIRVSVPTLNEYYLGQLIYFFEKACGISGLIQEVNPFNQPGVEAYKKNMFALLNKPDYEAESKAIQERLTKE; encoded by the coding sequence ATGGAAAGTATTAAGTTAGACATCACGAAAGCCGCCCAGTTCTTGAATCCGGGCGCAGTAGAGGCTTATGCTCCTCACGTAGCTGCAGCTCAGGACGCTTTGGAGAAAGCTACTTGTCCTGGTAATGACTTCCTTGGATGGTTGCATTTGCCATCAAGCATTACTCCAGCGTTCCTTAATGAGATTCAGGTGGTTGCCAATACACTCCGTGAGAAGTGTGAGGTGGTTGTCGTTGCAGGTATCGGTGGTTCTTACCTCGGTGCTCGCGCTGTCATCGAAGCTTTGGGTAACAGCTTCGCTTGGCTTGTAAATGACAAGAAGAATCCAACGATTCTCTTTGCAGGTAACAACATCGGTGAGGACTATCTCGCTGAGTTGACAGACTACTTGAAGGATAAGAAGTTTGGTGTTATCAATATTTCTAAGTCTGGTACAACAACAGAGACAGCACTTGCATTCCGTCTTTTGAAGAAGCAGTGTGAGGATCAGTTGGGCAAGGAAGCTGCAAAGGATGTGATTGTTGCTATCACAGATGAGCATAAGGGTGCTGCACGTGCTGCTGCAACTAAGGAAGGTTACAAGACATTTATCATTCCTGACAATGTTGGTGGTCGTTTCTCTGTGCTTACTCCAGTAGGTTTGTTGCCAATCGCAGTCGCAGGTTTCGACGTACAGAAGCTTGTTGAAGGTGCACAGGTAATGGAGAAAGAGACATCTGCTGACGTTCCTTTCGCAAATAATATTGCTGCTCGTTATGCTGCTGTTCGTCAGGGTCTCTACTCACAGGCAGGTAAGAAGATTGAGATTGTTGCTAACTTCCAGCCAAAGCTCCACTTCTTTGCTGAGTGGTGGAAGCAGCTCTACGGAGAGAGCGAGGGTAAGGACCGTAAGGGTATCTTCCCAGCTGCTTGTGACTTCACAACCGATCTTCACTCAATGGGTCAGTGGATTCAAGAAGGTGAGCGTTCTATTTTCGAGACTGTTATCTCTATTGAGGAGCCTAATGCAAAGGTACTCTTCCCACACGATGAGGAGAATCTCGATGGCTTGAACTTCCTCGCTGGTAAGCGTGTTGATGAGGTAAACAAGATGGCAGAGCTCGGTACACGTTTGGCTCACGTTGATGGTGGTGTTCCTAACATCCGTGTCAGCGTTCCTACATTGAACGAGTACTACCTCGGTCAGCTCATCTACTTCTTCGAGAAGGCTTGCGGTATCAGCGGTCTTATTCAGGAAGTGAATCCTTTTAATCAGCCAGGTGTTGAGGCTTATAAGAAGAATATGTTTGCTCTTCTCAATAAGCCAGATTACGAGGCTGAGAGCAAGGCTATACAGGAAAGACTGACAAAGGAATAA
- a CDS encoding four helix bundle suffix domain-containing protein, with protein sequence MGTPFLPQKGNYRNLIAYQKAECIYDITYYFAHHFLDRNDRTIDQMIQAARSGKQNIAEGCAASTTSAETEIKLVNVARASLQELLIDYEDYLRVRNLTKWDINDKRAIVARRVCAKHNESSFYRNAIQIRTDETIANIAITLIYQEDVILRKYLDHIKEDFIKHGGIREQMTRARIEYRNKQ encoded by the coding sequence ATGGGAACACCTTTCTTGCCACAAAAGGGCAACTATCGCAACCTGATAGCTTATCAGAAAGCAGAATGCATTTATGATATTACCTATTACTTTGCCCACCATTTTTTGGATAGAAACGACAGGACGATAGATCAGATGATACAAGCAGCCCGCTCGGGGAAGCAGAACATTGCAGAAGGATGTGCTGCCTCGACAACCTCTGCAGAAACGGAAATAAAATTAGTGAATGTAGCACGTGCCAGTCTACAGGAACTATTAATTGATTATGAAGATTATCTACGTGTCCGGAATCTTACCAAGTGGGACATAAATGACAAGAGAGCAATCGTAGCACGACGCGTATGCGCCAAGCATAATGAGTCTTCTTTTTATCGTAATGCCATACAAATACGCACAGATGAAACAATAGCAAACATAGCCATTACATTGATTTATCAAGAAGATGTAATACTTAGAAAGTATTTAGACCATATCAAAGAGGATTTCATTAAACATGGTGGAATACGTGAGCAGATGACAAGAGCAAGAATTGAATATAGAAACAAACAATAA
- a CDS encoding o-succinylbenzoate synthase — protein MYKINISSRTLHFLLPAGTSRGVYTTRKSYYVTLSDTNQPDVVGIGECATLPDLSCDAMSDEKYEQKLRCFCDDFCRTGGINIDAMRPYPSMLFGLETAKAQLDAKGSINFFNTAFGRGEEGITINGLVWMGTFDEMYQRLETKLKAGFRCVKLKIGAIDFEKELELISHIRQAFTREQVELRVDANGAFAPEDAMQQLEALAQYNIHSIEQPIRQHQWQEMARLCADSPLPIALDEELIGVNDPEEKMLLFDTIRPQYMILKPSLHGGMTGTREWIRMARERNIDSWITSALESNIGLNAIAQLTADIYGPNITTPQGLGTGQLFTDNIPMPLEIRGDQLWISD, from the coding sequence ATGTACAAGATAAACATCTCCTCCCGCACCCTCCACTTCCTCCTCCCTGCAGGTACCTCACGCGGTGTCTACACAACGAGGAAGAGCTATTACGTCACACTGTCTGACACGAATCAGCCTGATGTAGTGGGTATTGGGGAATGCGCAACACTCCCCGACCTGTCGTGTGATGCCATGTCTGACGAGAAATATGAGCAGAAACTTCGCTGTTTCTGTGATGATTTCTGCCGTACAGGGGGTATTAACATTGATGCTATGCGCCCTTATCCTTCAATGCTTTTTGGGTTAGAAACGGCTAAGGCACAGTTGGATGCCAAGGGAAGCATCAACTTCTTCAACACTGCTTTTGGACGCGGAGAGGAAGGAATCACCATCAATGGACTCGTGTGGATGGGAACTTTCGATGAGATGTATCAGCGATTGGAAACGAAACTCAAGGCTGGTTTCCGCTGTGTGAAGCTGAAGATTGGTGCGATTGACTTTGAGAAAGAACTCGAACTTATAAGTCATATCCGTCAAGCATTCACACGTGAGCAAGTGGAACTACGCGTTGATGCGAATGGTGCCTTTGCTCCAGAAGATGCCATGCAACAATTAGAAGCATTGGCACAATATAATATCCACTCCATCGAACAGCCTATCCGACAGCATCAATGGCAGGAGATGGCACGCTTGTGTGCTGACTCTCCCCTACCGATAGCCCTTGATGAAGAACTTATTGGTGTCAATGATCCTGAAGAAAAAATGCTTTTATTCGATACGATTCGCCCACAATATATGATCCTAAAGCCAAGTCTTCATGGCGGTATGACTGGAACAAGAGAATGGATTAGAATGGCAAGAGAACGTAACATTGATTCATGGATAACCTCAGCACTTGAGAGTAACATCGGACTGAATGCTATCGCCCAGCTAACAGCTGACATCTACGGTCCAAACATCACCACTCC
- the menB gene encoding 1,4-dihydroxy-2-naphthoyl-CoA synthase: MEKREWKPIEGFNFEEILFEENNHIAKVTINRPRYRNAFTPKTVWEMSQAFNYCRETLDIRVVILTGAGDKAFCSGGDMHVKGHGGYIGSDGVPRLNVLDLQMQIRRLPKPVIAMVNGYAIGGGHVLHVVCDLSIASDNAIFGQTGPKVGSFDAGFGASYLARVVGQKKAREIWFLCRQYSAVEAERMGLVNKVVPFDRLEDECIEWAETMIERSPLALRMMKAGFNAELDGQAGIQELAGDATMLYYTLDEAQEGGKAFLEKRKPDFDKYPQFP; the protein is encoded by the coding sequence ATGGAGAAAAGAGAATGGAAGCCTATTGAAGGCTTTAACTTTGAGGAAATCCTCTTTGAAGAGAACAACCACATAGCAAAAGTAACCATTAACCGCCCTCGCTATCGTAATGCTTTCACCCCGAAAACAGTGTGGGAAATGTCACAGGCATTCAACTACTGTCGTGAAACCCTTGACATCCGCGTGGTCATTCTGACTGGTGCTGGCGACAAAGCATTCTGCTCTGGCGGTGATATGCACGTAAAGGGACATGGCGGATACATAGGTAGTGATGGCGTTCCACGCCTCAACGTACTTGACTTGCAGATGCAGATTCGACGCCTTCCAAAGCCAGTCATCGCTATGGTTAATGGTTATGCCATTGGTGGTGGACACGTCCTTCATGTGGTATGCGACCTTTCAATAGCATCAGACAATGCTATCTTCGGACAGACAGGACCTAAGGTTGGTTCCTTTGATGCTGGCTTCGGTGCATCTTATCTGGCACGTGTCGTGGGTCAGAAGAAGGCTCGTGAGATATGGTTCTTGTGTCGTCAGTACTCTGCTGTAGAAGCTGAACGAATGGGATTGGTCAATAAGGTAGTTCCTTTCGACCGTCTCGAAGACGAGTGTATAGAATGGGCAGAGACAATGATAGAGCGTTCTCCATTGGCACTCCGTATGATGAAAGCTGGCTTCAACGCAGAACTTGATGGTCAGGCAGGTATTCAGGAGCTTGCAGGTGATGCCACCATGCTCTACTATACACTTGACGAAGCACAGGAAGGTGGCAAAGCTTTCCTTGAGAAACGTAAGCCAGACTTTGATAAGTATCCGCAGTTCCCATAA
- a CDS encoding HU family DNA-binding protein: MKIKLQKKKNPQKRTEEKYYANPVNLGKKTLRDIAHDIAGRSSLTRGDIENVLSNFMECLPSYLRDGFSVQLGEFGTMRLTLSSEGAATEKAFKTETIKPRVTFTPGVELKAALRENSYETVKEEEKKTKEGSGGSLGPSV; encoded by the coding sequence ATGAAGATTAAACTCCAAAAGAAGAAGAATCCGCAGAAGCGGACAGAAGAAAAGTATTATGCTAATCCTGTAAATCTTGGTAAGAAGACCTTGCGAGATATTGCTCATGACATTGCGGGGCGTTCTTCGCTGACGCGTGGTGATATTGAAAACGTACTGTCGAACTTTATGGAGTGTTTGCCTAGTTACCTCCGCGATGGCTTTAGCGTGCAGCTGGGTGAGTTTGGCACGATGCGCTTGACACTTTCAAGCGAAGGAGCTGCAACGGAAAAGGCCTTTAAGACCGAGACCATCAAGCCACGCGTAACGTTTACGCCGGGTGTAGAACTAAAAGCTGCGCTGCGCGAGAACTCGTATGAGACGGTCAAGGAGGAAGAGAAAAAGACGAAAGAAGGTTCTGGTGGTTCTCTGGGTCCATCGGTTTAA
- a CDS encoding PaaI family thioesterase: MNVENIIKSIHQEDGLSRTLGMEFISTPEDDTLKARMAVDDRNKQPFGFLAGGASLALAENLAGIGSMALCPGKMAMGINVHGNHVKAMPYGGTVTAYGKLIHRGHTLHVWNIDIKNGEDELISSVQVTNYVIAPQEK; encoded by the coding sequence ATGAACGTAGAAAACATCATAAAAAGTATTCATCAGGAAGACGGATTAAGCCGTACACTCGGTATGGAGTTTATCTCTACGCCCGAGGACGACACATTGAAGGCAAGAATGGCTGTCGATGACCGTAACAAACAGCCTTTCGGATTCCTCGCTGGCGGTGCTTCATTGGCTCTCGCAGAGAATCTTGCTGGTATCGGTTCAATGGCATTATGCCCCGGAAAGATGGCTATGGGCATCAATGTACATGGCAATCACGTCAAGGCGATGCCATATGGTGGAACAGTTACGGCTTACGGAAAACTGATTCATAGGGGCCATACACTACACGTATGGAACATTGATATCAAGAATGGTGAAGACGAACTCATCTCAAGCGTACAAGTTACCAACTACGTCATAGCCCCACAAGAGAAGTAA